The following proteins are co-located in the Flectobacillus major DSM 103 genome:
- a CDS encoding mucoidy inhibitor MuiA family protein, whose translation MKLIINILVWIGFFPNLFYPKTQIVSSKIDYVTVFPQGAQVIRQAKTDIQVGKTDLVFAGLAPQLDVQSIQVNTDAKINVVFVSHRLNDTEKQKQETIRKYEEQKLTIDDKIKGIKSLLVVYKREEELLVKNQTLSGPSKIEDLKQLVDYQRIRMTEVLTKQLELERSIRGLEQEQKKINQALTDLTLNTENLTSEIVVTIEAKEPVVGAKFSISYFVNQAGWTPFYDVRANDITKPLRLAFKGNVYQYSGEDWKDITLGFSTANPRKKSTPPSLKNWYWGEPNDYSSYFAESYIAPIITEINGKVRDRKSLESLAGVSVSLKGTSIGAMTDANGNYRINVPPNLQKSTLYLVFSSIGFQNKELRVSQNTLNVDLEEDSKALEEVVVAGYGRNNNLQTDDVLQGRVNGLNVKSAAKRVIEVNEKEAPTSLLFEVMATTTILSDAKTYMIDIKEEDIPVLYEYSVVPKIDTDVFLRAKLFNWDKYNLMEGEMNLFLEGTYLGKTSLQLTKNDTLDISLGRDKSIIVVRKKLKEMQKKQFLGSNKTDNFEYEINIRNTKNIPIQLIVEDQFPISKSKEIEVFDKSAPDATIEESSGKISWNIKIEPFNQKKLSLKYSVKYPKNGITSTE comes from the coding sequence ATGAAATTAATTATCAATATACTGGTTTGGATAGGCTTTTTCCCAAACCTTTTTTACCCTAAAACTCAAATTGTATCATCTAAAATTGACTATGTCACAGTATTTCCACAAGGAGCACAGGTAATTCGGCAAGCTAAGACAGATATTCAAGTAGGTAAAACAGATTTGGTTTTTGCTGGTTTAGCTCCCCAACTTGACGTACAAAGTATTCAGGTTAACACCGATGCTAAAATCAACGTAGTTTTTGTAAGTCATCGTTTAAATGATACTGAGAAGCAAAAACAAGAGACAATCAGGAAATATGAGGAACAAAAGCTTACTATTGATGACAAAATAAAAGGAATAAAATCACTATTGGTGGTTTATAAAAGGGAAGAAGAGTTATTGGTCAAAAACCAAACCTTGTCTGGCCCTTCTAAAATAGAGGATTTGAAACAACTGGTAGACTATCAGCGAATCAGAATGACGGAGGTGCTGACCAAACAATTGGAATTAGAAAGAAGTATTAGAGGCTTAGAACAAGAACAAAAGAAAATCAATCAGGCATTGACGGATTTAACCTTAAATACAGAAAATCTGACATCCGAAATTGTGGTTACTATCGAGGCCAAAGAACCTGTGGTAGGAGCTAAGTTTTCAATATCTTATTTTGTTAATCAAGCAGGTTGGACTCCCTTTTATGATGTAAGGGCTAATGACATAACCAAACCTTTGCGTTTGGCCTTCAAAGGCAATGTTTATCAGTATTCAGGCGAAGACTGGAAAGATATAACGTTAGGTTTTTCAACAGCTAATCCCCGTAAAAAATCTACGCCTCCATCCCTGAAAAATTGGTATTGGGGAGAACCTAATGACTATTCTTCGTATTTTGCTGAAAGCTATATTGCTCCAATTATAACTGAAATTAATGGTAAAGTACGTGACCGCAAAAGCTTAGAGAGCTTGGCAGGGGTATCCGTTTCTTTGAAAGGAACTTCTATTGGTGCAATGACCGATGCCAATGGAAATTACCGAATCAATGTACCGCCTAATCTACAAAAAAGTACACTGTATCTTGTATTTTCATCGATTGGCTTCCAAAATAAAGAACTAAGAGTGAGTCAGAATACTTTAAATGTAGATTTAGAGGAAGATTCCAAAGCTTTGGAGGAAGTTGTGGTGGCTGGTTATGGTAGAAATAATAATCTTCAAACTGATGATGTACTTCAAGGTAGAGTGAATGGATTAAATGTAAAGTCTGCTGCCAAAAGGGTTATTGAGGTAAATGAGAAAGAAGCTCCTACAAGTTTACTTTTTGAAGTAATGGCAACAACTACCATTTTGTCTGATGCGAAAACTTATATGATTGATATAAAAGAAGAAGATATACCTGTATTGTACGAGTACAGTGTTGTGCCAAAAATAGATACAGATGTGTTTTTACGAGCAAAATTGTTCAATTGGGATAAATATAACCTGATGGAAGGAGAAATGAATCTATTTCTGGAAGGTACATATCTCGGTAAAACATCATTACAGTTGACCAAGAATGATACCCTCGATATTTCGTTGGGTAGAGATAAGAGTATTATTGTTGTTCGAAAAAAACTAAAAGAAATGCAAAAGAAGCAATTCTTAGGCAGTAATAAAACTGATAATTTTGAATATGAAATCAATATAAGAAATACAAAAAACATACCAATTCAGTTGATTGTTGAAGACCAATTCCCTATATCAAAATCGAAAGAAATAGAGGTTTTTGATAAAAGTGCTCCAGATGCCACCATCGAAGAATCGTCAGGAAAAATCAGTTGGAACATTAAAATTGAGCCATTTAATCAAAAGAAACTTTCATTAAAATATTCAGTTAAATACCCTAAAAATGGCATTACTTCAACAGAGTAA
- a CDS encoding LytR/AlgR family response regulator transcription factor, with protein sequence MPKNLTPRHVEHEQVGILLPCHSCMISIAFDDIVHLEGIRNYTIFYLTDGSLQISARTLKVFEQELPFKQFYRTHKSHLINLNHLYQYDTDEHKFAIMSNARKVLISRRKRKEFLSRILLSSTPTDL encoded by the coding sequence ATGCCTAAGAATCTTACACCACGTCATGTTGAACATGAACAAGTTGGTATTTTATTACCTTGTCACAGTTGTATGATTTCTATTGCCTTTGATGATATTGTACATCTGGAAGGTATTAGGAATTACACGATTTTTTACCTGACAGATGGCTCTCTTCAAATAAGTGCTCGCACCCTCAAGGTTTTTGAGCAGGAGCTGCCATTCAAGCAATTTTATAGAACCCACAAATCTCATTTAATTAACCTGAATCACTTGTATCAGTACGATACTGATGAACATAAATTTGCAATTATGTCGAATGCTCGCAAAGTGTTGATTTCGAGACGAAAACGAAAAGAATTTTTGTCGAGGATATTGCTTTCTAGCACTCCAACCGATTTATAG
- a CDS encoding ABC-F family ATP-binding cassette domain-containing protein: MNYLSAENISKNYNERWLFKNINFGILKGDKVALVGQNGSGKTTLMNVLAGLIPSDEGTVSIRKGISVGYLPQNPVFNESLSVMDSLFDGDSPSIQAMKAYEKALLHHNDDDLANAIELMDKYQAWDYESKVEQVLGKLGIHDLEKPISNLSGGQRKRVAMAKILIEEPDLIIMDEPTNHLDLATIEWLEQTLSSQNVTLLLVTHDRYFLDRVCNNIVELDNGKTFPYKGNYAYFLEKKAEREAMEASSIDKAKNLLRTELEWMRRQPKARGTKAQYRIDAFHDLKEKASQSKDDSKVQLNVKMARQGSKILEIDDLSKTFGEQKIVAHFSYVFKKQDRIGIIGKNGAGKSTFLNMITQNLKPDSGNITTGETVVYGYYQQGDLDYKEGQRVIDIVTEIAEYVTLGNGQSITASQFLTHFKFEPKVQYTQVEKLSGGEKRRLALMRVLIKNPNFLILDEPTNDLDIQTLNILEDFLMEFGGCLLLVSHDRYFMDKLVEHLFIFEGEGVIRDFPGNYTDYREWLAEQEDLTKQALNSKSSPKSTEKVAEPISKKEVITPVVTNKRKLSFKEQKEYESLGTDIEKLEQRKAKLTEQLNAGGTYDELASWAKEIEQITEQLDEKELRWLELSELI; encoded by the coding sequence ATGAATTATTTATCAGCAGAAAATATTTCCAAAAACTACAACGAACGTTGGTTGTTTAAAAACATCAATTTTGGTATCCTCAAAGGCGATAAAGTAGCTTTGGTAGGTCAAAATGGCTCAGGAAAAACTACATTAATGAATGTTTTGGCAGGATTAATTCCGTCAGACGAAGGTACTGTGAGTATTAGAAAAGGTATTTCTGTAGGATATTTACCTCAAAACCCCGTTTTTAATGAATCACTTTCGGTAATGGATTCGCTTTTTGATGGCGACTCGCCGAGTATTCAGGCTATGAAGGCGTACGAAAAAGCTTTATTACACCATAACGACGACGATTTGGCTAACGCTATTGAGCTGATGGATAAATACCAAGCCTGGGACTACGAAAGCAAAGTAGAGCAGGTTTTGGGTAAGTTAGGTATTCATGATTTAGAAAAACCTATTTCAAACCTATCGGGTGGGCAACGCAAACGTGTGGCTATGGCTAAAATCCTGATAGAAGAGCCTGACCTAATAATAATGGATGAACCTACCAACCACTTGGATTTGGCAACTATCGAGTGGCTTGAGCAAACCCTCTCTTCGCAAAATGTAACGCTATTGTTGGTAACACACGACCGTTATTTTTTGGATAGAGTTTGTAATAATATAGTTGAGCTAGATAACGGTAAAACATTTCCTTACAAAGGAAACTATGCTTATTTCTTAGAGAAAAAGGCCGAACGAGAAGCCATGGAAGCCTCAAGTATCGACAAAGCTAAAAACTTGCTCAGAACCGAGCTAGAGTGGATGCGTCGTCAGCCGAAGGCTCGTGGTACAAAGGCTCAATACCGAATAGATGCTTTTCATGATTTGAAAGAAAAGGCTTCGCAAAGTAAAGACGACTCAAAGGTACAGTTGAATGTAAAAATGGCTCGTCAAGGAAGTAAAATCCTAGAAATTGATGACTTGTCGAAAACTTTTGGAGAACAGAAAATCGTAGCTCATTTTTCTTATGTTTTCAAAAAACAAGACAGAATAGGTATTATAGGAAAAAATGGAGCAGGAAAATCTACCTTCTTGAACATGATTACCCAAAACCTAAAGCCTGATTCTGGAAATATTACTACGGGCGAAACCGTTGTGTATGGTTATTACCAACAAGGCGATTTAGACTATAAAGAAGGGCAACGTGTGATTGATATTGTTACCGAAATAGCCGAATATGTTACCTTAGGTAATGGACAAAGTATTACGGCTAGTCAGTTTTTGACCCACTTCAAATTTGAACCGAAAGTACAATATACTCAAGTAGAAAAATTGTCGGGAGGAGAAAAAAGACGTTTGGCTTTGATGCGTGTACTTATCAAAAACCCTAACTTCCTGATTCTGGATGAACCAACCAACGACCTTGATATTCAGACATTGAATATTTTGGAAGATTTCTTAATGGAATTTGGGGGCTGTTTGTTATTGGTATCTCATGATAGGTATTTTATGGATAAATTGGTTGAACACCTGTTTATTTTTGAAGGGGAAGGTGTTATTCGTGATTTTCCAGGTAACTATACCGACTACCGTGAATGGCTAGCCGAGCAAGAAGACCTTACCAAACAAGCTTTAAATAGCAAATCATCGCCTAAAAGTACAGAAAAAGTTGCCGAGCCAATAAGCAAAAAGGAGGTAATAACCCCTGTTGTAACCAACAAACGAAAACTATCTTTTAAAGAACAAAAAGAGTATGAGTCATTGGGTACAGATATTGAAAAATTAGAGCAGAGAAAGGCTAAACTCACCGAACAGCTCAATGCGGGTGGTACATACGACGAGCTGGCCAGTTGGGCAAAGGAAATCGAACAAATCACCGAACAGCTTGACGAAAAAGAACTTCGCTGGTTAGAATTATCAGAACTGATATAA
- a CDS encoding response regulator transcription factor — protein MTKILLVEDDESLGFVVKDNLEQEGYDIDLQVNGKAGQRAFQQNQYDICIFDVMLPEMDGFTLAEYIRNIGSEIPIIFLTAKSLKEDRIKGLKLGADDYLTKPFSIEELVLRIEAILKRTGKKTVQASGVQNLGKYSFDSKNLKLIIGDFQQELTHRESDLLAFLVQHKNETLSRDKILIAIWGDDDYFKGRSLDVFITRLRKYLNKDENIKLSNVHGVGFRLEVA, from the coding sequence ATGACTAAAATATTGCTTGTAGAGGATGACGAAAGCCTCGGATTTGTAGTAAAAGACAACTTAGAGCAAGAAGGATATGATATAGATTTACAAGTAAATGGCAAAGCAGGCCAAAGAGCATTTCAGCAAAACCAATATGATATATGTATCTTCGATGTCATGTTACCCGAAATGGATGGTTTTACCCTTGCCGAATACATTCGTAATATAGGTAGTGAAATACCGATTATTTTTCTGACGGCCAAATCGCTAAAAGAGGATAGAATAAAAGGCCTGAAACTAGGTGCCGACGATTATCTGACAAAACCTTTTAGTATAGAAGAATTAGTATTAAGGATAGAAGCTATTCTTAAACGTACAGGAAAGAAAACAGTTCAGGCTAGTGGTGTACAAAATCTAGGGAAATATTCTTTCGATAGCAAAAACCTCAAATTAATTATTGGCGATTTTCAGCAAGAACTTACACATCGTGAATCTGATTTGCTGGCGTTTTTGGTACAACATAAAAACGAAACGCTTTCAAGAGATAAAATACTCATAGCTATTTGGGGTGATGATGATTATTTTAAGGGACGAAGTTTGGATGTATTCATTACAAGGCTCAGAAAATACCTTAATAAAGATGAGAATATCAAATTGAGTAATGTCCACGGAGTTGGTTTTCGATTAGAAGTCGCTTAA
- a CDS encoding amidohydrolase, which yields MKRYFIFCFLTLLSAVVAKAQKVCFYNAKVYTVDARNTIAEAVVVDNGKIIFVGSSPEARAVWSDSKTKMVDVKGKLILPGLIDNHTHFADGGMYLLGVDLRGAKSTKEFKDILKKYVDGHRGEWIKSGNWDHESWEVKELPTKEMIDEFSKETPIFVDRFDGHMALANSKALALAGITKDTPSPDGGEIVKDPKTGEPTGILKDAAMPLIYKIIPQPTAQQKIKYIERALQEARENGITSVHDITFQPDLIAYQQLEKQNKLTCRFYTRLPLDSYQNLVNTGIRAGFGSDKIKLGSLKAYADGSLGSSTALMFKPYDQNQNTRGLASDIVINGNLTKWALDADKNQLQLSIHAIGDSANFLMLKLFEKITKENPQWERRFRIEHAQHVRFEDIPTFAKLGVIASVQPYHCIDDGVWAAKRIGNRIDYTHPYQSFLDAGIKLCMGSDWSVAPLNALLGIYAAVTRQTVDGANPMGWVPKQKISIHEAIKGYTINNAYAAFEEKIKGSIEVGKLADMVVLSEDILTIQPEKIKNVQVLMTIFDGRIVYERK from the coding sequence ATGAAAAGATACTTTATCTTCTGCTTCTTGACGTTGCTATCTGCTGTTGTGGCGAAAGCCCAAAAAGTGTGTTTTTATAATGCCAAAGTTTATACTGTCGATGCTAGAAATACAATTGCCGAAGCTGTGGTTGTCGACAATGGTAAAATCATTTTTGTGGGGTCTAGTCCCGAAGCAAGGGCTGTGTGGTCAGATAGTAAAACTAAAATGGTAGATGTAAAAGGTAAATTGATATTGCCAGGTTTGATAGACAATCATACGCATTTTGCCGATGGTGGTATGTATTTGTTGGGAGTAGATTTGAGAGGGGCTAAATCGACCAAAGAATTTAAAGATATTTTAAAGAAATATGTTGATGGACATCGAGGCGAGTGGATAAAATCGGGCAATTGGGATCATGAGTCTTGGGAAGTGAAAGAATTGCCAACCAAAGAAATGATAGATGAGTTTTCTAAAGAAACGCCCATCTTTGTTGACCGATTCGATGGGCACATGGCATTGGCCAACTCCAAGGCATTGGCCTTGGCAGGCATTACCAAAGATACGCCTTCGCCCGATGGTGGTGAAATCGTAAAAGACCCCAAAACAGGCGAGCCAACAGGTATTTTGAAAGATGCCGCTATGCCTTTGATATACAAAATTATTCCGCAACCAACAGCCCAACAAAAGATTAAATACATAGAAAGAGCCTTACAAGAGGCTCGTGAAAACGGAATTACTTCGGTACATGATATTACTTTTCAGCCAGATTTGATTGCTTATCAGCAGCTAGAAAAACAAAACAAACTTACCTGCCGATTTTATACCCGTTTGCCACTAGATTCATACCAAAATTTGGTGAATACAGGTATCCGAGCAGGATTTGGCTCGGATAAAATTAAATTAGGCTCGCTCAAAGCTTATGCCGATGGCTCGTTGGGGTCGAGTACCGCTTTGATGTTTAAACCTTACGACCAAAATCAGAATACCAGAGGGTTGGCTTCTGATATTGTGATTAATGGCAATCTAACCAAATGGGCCTTAGATGCCGACAAAAACCAATTGCAATTATCTATTCATGCTATTGGCGATTCGGCCAACTTTTTGATGCTCAAGCTATTTGAAAAAATTACAAAAGAAAACCCTCAATGGGAGCGTCGTTTTAGAATAGAACATGCTCAACACGTAAGGTTTGAAGATATTCCTACCTTTGCTAAATTGGGCGTAATTGCCTCGGTACAACCTTATCATTGTATCGACGATGGCGTTTGGGCGGCCAAAAGAATTGGCAATCGAATAGACTATACACATCCATACCAATCATTTTTAGATGCAGGTATAAAGCTGTGTATGGGGTCTGATTGGTCGGTAGCACCACTCAATGCCCTATTGGGTATTTATGCTGCTGTGACTCGTCAGACAGTAGACGGAGCGAATCCGATGGGCTGGGTACCCAAACAAAAAATAAGTATTCATGAAGCAATAAAAGGTTATACCATCAATAATGCTTATGCTGCTTTTGAAGAGAAAATAAAAGGAAGTATTGAAGTAGGAAAATTGGCCGACATGGTGGTTCTTTCGGAGGATATTCTGACCATTCAACCAGAAAAAATTAAAAATGTACAAGTATTAATGACTATTTTTGATGGAAGAATTGTTTATGAAAGAAAATAG
- a CDS encoding DedA family protein, which produces MDITQIIKYLSDSKEIINAGLFAITFVVYAENGLFFAFFLPGDYLLFLTGVFVGSGLLLYPITTVILYLFLAAVIGSLTGFLFGRFFGNTLENRPDTWYFKRKHLDATRDFFEKYGSQALIISRFLPYIRTFAPILAGISKMNYPKYLFLNITGGAIWVVSLVGGGYWFGVKFPWIINYVHYIVLFFLFITTFTVIKGYFNIRKKS; this is translated from the coding sequence ATGGATATAACTCAGATAATTAAGTATCTCTCAGACTCAAAAGAGATTATCAATGCAGGTTTGTTTGCTATCACATTTGTGGTTTATGCCGAAAATGGCCTATTCTTTGCCTTTTTTCTACCAGGTGACTATTTGTTGTTTTTGACAGGCGTGTTTGTGGGTAGTGGGCTGTTGCTTTACCCTATTACTACCGTGATATTGTACCTGTTTTTGGCGGCCGTTATTGGTTCGCTTACAGGTTTTTTGTTTGGTCGTTTTTTTGGAAATACCCTAGAGAATCGTCCAGATACATGGTATTTTAAAAGAAAGCATTTGGATGCAACACGTGATTTTTTTGAAAAATACGGCAGCCAAGCTCTTATTATCAGCCGATTTTTACCTTACATTCGTACCTTTGCTCCTATTCTTGCGGGTATTAGCAAAATGAATTATCCAAAGTATTTGTTTCTCAATATTACTGGGGGGGCTATTTGGGTGGTGTCGCTGGTGGGTGGGGGCTATTGGTTTGGTGTAAAATTCCCTTGGATTATCAACTACGTACATTATATCGTATTATTCTTTTTGTTTATTACTACATTTACCGTTATCAAAGGATATTTTAATATTCGGAAAAAATCCTGA
- a CDS encoding NADH-quinone oxidoreductase subunit A, which produces MLTDFGYILLFIITAIAFTVVILFVAKMLRPSRPNIEKLSTYESGEEPDGNANVRFNIRFYVIALLFVLFDIELIFLFPWATVFGNEYLIQTTNGLWRWFSVIEMFIFIGILILGLAYAWVKGHLDWVRPEVKVTNTKPNVPAALYDKINQKYTKQ; this is translated from the coding sequence ATGTTAACAGATTTTGGATATATACTGCTATTTATCATCACAGCTATTGCCTTTACAGTAGTTATATTGTTTGTGGCCAAAATGCTGAGACCTAGCCGTCCTAATATAGAAAAACTAAGTACCTACGAGTCGGGTGAAGAACCCGACGGCAATGCCAATGTGCGTTTTAATATCCGTTTTTATGTAATAGCCTTACTTTTTGTATTGTTTGATATCGAATTGATATTTCTGTTTCCGTGGGCAACTGTTTTTGGAAATGAGTATTTAATACAAACTACCAATGGCCTTTGGAGGTGGTTTTCGGTAATAGAAATGTTTATTTTTATAGGAATATTGATTTTGGGATTGGCATACGCGTGGGTAAAAGGACATTTAGACTGGGTGCGTCCAGAAGTAAAAGTTACAAACACAAAACCCAATGTTCCAGCGGCACTTTATGATAAAATTAACCAGAAGTACACCAAACAATAG